From the Flavobacteriales bacterium genome, one window contains:
- the gldN gene encoding gliding motility protein GldN yields MKNWLKIAAGICLISGIIIPETSSAQNVLDGVYVKEHLPTRRVTPYSHLREADVMWFKRTWRYIDLKEKLNLPFAYPKSSQKIKDRRNLFDVIHDAVLEGAVTAYNAYNGLLPDDEFTVPYTLEEVQNIGADPPDTIGYEDPITGEWIEQIITNELNRDDVVKFKIKEDWFFDNQRSVLEARIIGIAPVMEQYSETGEYIGDLDLYWVYFPELRTIISNEEVFNRWNDAERRTYDDIFHKRLFSSYIVKESNAYNRRIKDYKVGLDALLEAERVKYDIFFKMEHDLWEF; encoded by the coding sequence ATGAAGAATTGGTTGAAAATCGCAGCAGGTATTTGCCTGATCTCCGGAATCATCATTCCGGAAACAAGTTCAGCGCAAAACGTTTTGGACGGTGTATACGTTAAAGAACACCTTCCGACACGAAGGGTAACCCCTTATTCTCACCTGAGAGAAGCGGATGTGATGTGGTTCAAAAGAACCTGGAGGTATATTGATCTCAAGGAAAAACTCAACCTGCCTTTCGCATACCCGAAAAGTAGTCAGAAGATCAAAGACAGAAGAAATCTTTTCGATGTGATCCATGACGCCGTACTGGAAGGAGCGGTTACCGCGTATAACGCCTATAACGGTCTTTTACCTGATGACGAGTTTACTGTGCCCTATACACTTGAAGAGGTGCAGAATATAGGCGCTGACCCGCCTGATACCATTGGATATGAAGATCCTATTACCGGTGAATGGATCGAACAAATTATCACCAATGAGCTTAACCGTGATGATGTGGTGAAATTCAAGATCAAGGAAGACTGGTTCTTCGATAACCAAAGATCTGTTCTTGAAGCGCGCATCATTGGTATAGCTCCGGTAATGGAACAATACTCCGAAACAGGTGAATATATCGGTGACCTTGACCTCTATTGGGTATATTTCCCTGAACTACGAACCATCATATCCAACGAAGAAGTATTTAATCGCTGGAATGATGCGGAAAGAAGGACTTATGATGATATCTTCCATAAGCGCTTGTTCAGCAGCTATATAGTAAAGGAATCCAATGCTTATAATCGTCGGATCAAGGATTATAAAGTTGGTCTGGATGCACTGCTGGAAGCCGAAAGAGTTAAATACGACATCTTCTTCAAGATGGAACATGATCTCTGGGAGTTTTAA
- a CDS encoding glycosyltransferase family 2 protein → MQNTSQRTKVIIPALNEEASIGLVLDALPRNLIQEVVVVDNGSSDQTTTVAASKDATVLREDRRGYGAACLKGLHYISNQSPLPDIIVFLDADFSDNPNELPLILTPILNNEADLVIGSRVTGKAEKGSLMPQQRFGNALATFLIRLIYGVRYTDLGPFRAIRFSALQALNMQDRNFGWTVEMQIKAAAVGLRITEVPVSYKRRIGQSKVSGTIRGSVMAGYKIIATIFRYAF, encoded by the coding sequence ATGCAGAATACTTCTCAACGTACCAAAGTCATCATACCGGCACTGAATGAGGAAGCATCCATCGGTCTTGTTCTGGATGCGCTGCCACGCAATCTTATTCAGGAAGTGGTCGTGGTAGACAATGGTTCATCGGACCAGACCACAACCGTGGCTGCATCAAAGGATGCGACCGTCCTGCGTGAAGATCGTCGGGGATATGGCGCGGCATGTCTCAAAGGTTTACATTACATTTCCAACCAATCTCCTTTACCCGATATCATTGTTTTCCTCGACGCCGACTTTTCCGATAACCCGAATGAACTTCCTTTAATTCTGACGCCCATCCTGAACAACGAAGCGGATCTGGTCATTGGCTCACGTGTAACGGGAAAAGCTGAGAAAGGCAGCTTAATGCCTCAGCAACGCTTCGGGAATGCTCTGGCAACATTTCTGATCCGCCTGATATATGGCGTAAGATATACTGATCTTGGACCATTCAGAGCCATTCGTTTTAGCGCATTACAGGCATTGAATATGCAAGACCGCAACTTTGGCTGGACGGTAGAGATGCAAATCAAAGCAGCGGCAGTGGGTTTGAGAATAACAGAAGTTCCGGTTAGCTATAAAAGGCGAATAGGTCAATCCAAGGTTTCCGGAACAATCCGGGGCAGTGTGATGGCCGGATACAAGATCATTGCAACGATCTTCCGTTATGCCTTCTAG
- a CDS encoding SUMF1/EgtB/PvdO family nonheme iron enzyme gives MKRLLFQAPWIALAFIAGGCGSYYDNGELTGVLGRGTWYMDNPYGTIHIPMGSFNMGPSDQEVPYAQTAHSKTVSVQAYYMDDTEISNNEYRQFVFWVRDSIAGRILGEEDEERYFTTTDEWGLDVDPPTLKWRALVNIPWDEQEIRENGTLDEMFLPENERFYRRREIDSRKLNFEYYVIDYRKAARKVNRYEYTDENNSNWKYGNGIKDRSDFIIRDVINVFPDTLSWVHDFTYSFNEPLTMMYFWHVAYDDYPVVGITWPQAKAFCVWRTQLFNTYRAYRLGVKFVNDFRLPTEAEWEYGSRGGLDLSPFPWGGPYIRNSRGCFLGNFKPMRGNYIDDGGFHTVKVTSYWPNEYGLWCMAGNVSEWCEDAFDESAYNFAHDLNPYFFYNAKENDPPALKRKVVRGGSWTGVGYYMQTGTRDYEYQDSSKCYVGFRCVMTFLGRAKEDFQ, from the coding sequence ATGAAGAGGTTGCTTTTTCAAGCACCGTGGATCGCCCTGGCTTTCATAGCTGGCGGTTGCGGGAGCTACTATGACAACGGGGAGTTGACCGGTGTTCTCGGCAGGGGAACATGGTACATGGATAATCCGTATGGAACGATCCATATTCCTATGGGAAGTTTTAACATGGGTCCCAGTGACCAGGAGGTCCCTTATGCTCAAACAGCACACAGCAAGACGGTGTCGGTTCAGGCGTACTATATGGATGATACCGAAATCTCCAATAATGAATACCGCCAATTTGTGTTTTGGGTGCGTGATTCGATTGCTGGTCGTATTTTGGGTGAAGAAGATGAAGAAAGGTATTTTACAACCACAGATGAATGGGGACTTGATGTAGATCCTCCCACACTGAAGTGGAGGGCCTTGGTTAACATTCCCTGGGATGAGCAGGAAATAAGAGAAAATGGAACCCTGGATGAAATGTTCCTTCCCGAGAACGAACGATTCTACCGCCGAAGAGAAATTGACTCGCGTAAACTGAACTTCGAGTATTATGTTATTGACTATCGTAAGGCAGCCAGAAAGGTAAACCGTTACGAATACACGGATGAAAACAATTCCAACTGGAAATATGGTAATGGTATTAAAGATCGTTCGGATTTTATCATTCGTGATGTAATCAACGTATTTCCCGATACCCTCTCGTGGGTACACGATTTCACCTATTCCTTTAATGAACCATTGACCATGATGTACTTCTGGCACGTGGCTTATGATGACTACCCCGTCGTGGGTATCACGTGGCCGCAAGCCAAAGCATTTTGTGTCTGGCGTACGCAATTATTCAACACCTATAGGGCTTATCGTCTTGGTGTAAAATTCGTAAACGACTTCAGGTTGCCTACTGAAGCCGAATGGGAATATGGCTCACGTGGTGGTCTGGATCTTTCTCCATTCCCATGGGGAGGTCCGTATATCAGGAATTCCAGAGGTTGTTTCTTAGGAAACTTTAAGCCAATGCGCGGAAACTATATTGATGATGGAGGATTCCATACCGTTAAGGTTACTTCCTACTGGCCTAATGAATACGGTCTGTGGTGTATGGCCGGAAACGTTTCGGAGTGGTGTGAAGATGCCTTTGATGAGTCAGCATACAACTTTGCGCATGATCTTAACCCATACTTCTTTTACAATGCCAAGGAAAATGATCCACCAGCTTTAAAACGTAAAGTCGTGCGCGGCGGATCATGGACCGGTGTAGGTTATTACATGCAAACCGGAACAAGGGATTATGAATATCAAGATTCCTCCAAGTGTTATGTTGGATTTCGTTGTGTAATGACGTTCCTTGGTAGAGCCAAAGAAGATTTCCAATAG
- the gldL gene encoding gliding motility protein GldL has translation MASLAEITQSKGWKNFMAKLYGWGAAVVITGAMFKIMHWPGAGVMLVAGLTTEAVIFFFSAFEPPHEDPDWSLVYPELAGMHGEGGHKAIEEDTGSLTEQLDDMMEEAKIEPEMIERLGQGLRAFGDAATKITDISDATVATNEYVQNVRTAASNVNELSDSYSRASQSLTSLAGSADDSANYAEGLQKVSTSLNELNDVYRQQISESANQLDASNKYKESIAELMESLSGSLDDTKQFKEEVSKLTQNLSTLNTIYGNMLSAMSGPRS, from the coding sequence ATGGCAAGTTTAGCTGAGATAACCCAATCGAAGGGGTGGAAGAATTTTATGGCCAAGCTCTATGGCTGGGGAGCTGCGGTGGTAATTACCGGTGCCATGTTTAAGATCATGCACTGGCCGGGAGCCGGAGTTATGCTTGTAGCTGGTCTTACGACTGAAGCGGTGATTTTCTTCTTTTCGGCGTTTGAACCACCTCATGAAGATCCCGATTGGTCCTTGGTTTATCCTGAACTGGCAGGAATGCATGGCGAAGGCGGTCATAAGGCAATTGAAGAAGATACTGGTAGTCTAACGGAACAGTTGGACGACATGATGGAAGAAGCCAAGATAGAACCCGAAATGATAGAACGACTTGGACAGGGTTTGCGTGCATTCGGCGATGCTGCAACTAAGATTACGGATATTTCTGATGCAACGGTTGCAACAAATGAATATGTTCAAAATGTACGCACAGCTGCTTCCAACGTTAACGAACTTTCTGACTCGTATTCAAGGGCTTCTCAGTCTCTGACGTCTCTTGCAGGATCTGCTGACGATAGTGCTAATTACGCTGAAGGTCTGCAGAAAGTATCCACCAGTCTGAATGAGTTGAACGACGTTTATCGTCAACAGATTAGTGAATCCGCAAATCAGCTTGATGCTTCCAATAAATATAAAGAAAGCATTGCCGAACTGATGGAAAGCTTAAGTGGATCGCTTGATGATACCAAGCAATTCAAGGAAGAAGTTTCAAAGCTTACTCAAAACCTGAGCACATTGAATACCATTTATGGCAATATGCTTTCGGCAATGAGCGGGCCCAGATCATAA
- a CDS encoding type IX secretion system membrane protein PorP/SprF — protein sequence MKKTILAIGMAFSGLFAYAQQDAQFSQNMFNRLAINAGYAGSRGAICGTLLYRTQWVGFDGAPETTLLSVDMPVKVLYGGAGITVFQDQLGAEKNFSATLDYAYRRTLGAGNVGIGIELGLFNKNLRGLASNGVKDGLVPIDPNDPSIPANSESDMTVDFGFGIYYNTNDLYFGVSTSHIPETDVKLQKIDISLARHYYVMAGYNYQLPNPSLVLKPSVFIKSDAATTALDVNALLEWNSTVWAGGSFRPGDAAVALVGVQIIKDLKFGYAYDFTLSDIKGYSSGTHELMLNYCKKLQSEQPPMRYRNVRFL from the coding sequence ATGAAAAAGACAATTCTTGCAATAGGAATGGCCTTTTCGGGCTTGTTCGCATACGCTCAACAGGATGCGCAATTCAGCCAGAATATGTTCAATAGACTGGCGATCAATGCGGGCTATGCAGGAAGTCGTGGAGCGATCTGTGGTACTTTGTTGTATCGCACGCAATGGGTTGGTTTTGATGGTGCGCCAGAGACGACTTTATTGAGTGTGGATATGCCGGTGAAGGTTTTATATGGTGGTGCAGGGATTACAGTATTTCAGGATCAGCTGGGTGCGGAAAAGAATTTTAGCGCAACACTGGATTATGCTTATCGCAGAACGCTGGGCGCAGGTAATGTTGGCATAGGCATTGAACTGGGCTTATTTAATAAAAATCTCCGCGGTCTGGCAAGTAACGGGGTCAAAGATGGCTTGGTACCAATAGACCCTAATGACCCTTCAATACCCGCGAATAGTGAGAGTGATATGACGGTGGATTTTGGATTTGGAATTTATTACAATACAAACGACCTATACTTCGGTGTCTCTACTTCTCACATACCTGAAACCGATGTCAAATTGCAAAAGATTGATATTTCATTGGCACGTCACTATTATGTGATGGCAGGTTATAATTATCAATTGCCAAACCCATCATTGGTATTGAAACCTTCGGTTTTCATAAAATCAGATGCAGCCACAACAGCACTTGATGTTAATGCGTTATTGGAATGGAATAGTACGGTATGGGCCGGAGGTTCTTTCCGCCCTGGTGATGCAGCCGTAGCGCTTGTGGGTGTACAAATCATCAAAGATCTTAAGTTCGGATACGCCTATGATTTTACCTTGTCTGACATCAAAGGATATAGCAGCGGAACCCACGAATTGATGCTGAATTATTGCAAGAAGCTTCAAAGTGAGCAGCCGCCGATGAGATATAGGAATGTACGATTCCTGTGA
- a CDS encoding formimidoylglutamase — MKDISGFFKAVNLDFVVGDIDFHPRQVGSEIAVHRQGNFPELDKVNIALIGVKEERRAKNNRGCSEGPDPVRKAFYRTFRDFGNARIADLGDIAAGHSLDDTYFALSESVAELVKGKIIPVIIGGSHDLAFAQYQAYEKLEQTINIVSIDNTLDLGLSKDEELNATSYLGKIIMRKPNYLFNHCTLGYQSYLTDPEAVQLMASLHFDCQRLGAIQSSLIETEPSIRNADMLSFDMSAIRSSDAPGHEQAVPNGLFGQEACQLMRYAGLSEKISSLGLYEFNPLFDPRSQTAHLISQMIWYFVEGYSGRKHDFPFTDASQYIVYHVNISEHSQELVFYKSKKSDRWWMNVPFLSDAGSRYERHHMVPCSYKDYELACQDDLPDRWWQAYQKLN; from the coding sequence ATGAAGGACATTTCAGGGTTTTTTAAGGCGGTCAATCTTGATTTCGTTGTGGGTGACATTGACTTTCATCCGCGCCAGGTGGGCAGTGAAATCGCCGTCCATCGCCAGGGAAACTTTCCGGAACTGGACAAGGTGAATATTGCTCTCATCGGTGTGAAAGAAGAACGGAGGGCAAAAAACAACAGGGGATGCTCCGAAGGACCTGACCCGGTGCGTAAAGCATTTTACAGGACTTTTCGCGATTTTGGAAATGCGCGTATTGCCGATTTAGGCGACATAGCCGCCGGGCATAGTCTCGATGACACTTATTTTGCATTAAGCGAATCAGTAGCCGAGTTGGTGAAAGGGAAAATAATACCCGTAATCATTGGCGGAAGTCATGACCTTGCCTTTGCCCAATACCAGGCATACGAAAAACTGGAACAAACCATTAACATTGTTTCAATTGATAATACGCTGGATCTAGGGCTTTCGAAGGACGAAGAACTGAACGCCACCTCGTACCTGGGCAAGATTATCATGAGAAAACCAAACTACTTGTTCAATCACTGTACGCTTGGTTATCAGAGCTATCTTACGGATCCGGAAGCAGTACAGTTAATGGCAAGTTTACATTTTGATTGCCAGCGTCTGGGCGCTATCCAATCTTCCCTTATCGAGACAGAACCTTCCATCAGAAATGCAGACATGCTGAGCTTTGATATGTCTGCCATCCGCTCATCAGATGCTCCTGGTCATGAACAAGCGGTTCCCAATGGACTTTTTGGGCAGGAAGCCTGCCAACTGATGCGCTATGCAGGTTTAAGTGAGAAAATATCATCCCTGGGATTATACGAATTCAACCCACTTTTTGACCCCAGAAGCCAAACAGCCCATTTGATATCCCAGATGATCTGGTATTTTGTTGAGGGTTACAGCGGAAGAAAACACGACTTTCCCTTTACTGACGCGTCGCAATACATTGTATACCACGTAAACATTAGCGAACACAGTCAGGAATTGGTTTTCTATAAAAGCAAGAAAAGCGACCGATGGTGGATGAATGTACCCTTCCTATCAGATGCAGGAAGTCGCTACGAACGGCATCATATGGTCCCCTGCTCGTATAAGGATTATGAGCTGGCATGCCAGGATGATCTGCCTGATCGGTGGTGGCAAGCCTATCAAAAACTTAATTAG
- the gldM gene encoding gliding motility protein GldM, which translates to MAEKKLSPRQKMIGMMYLVLTALLALNVSKEILNAFVLVDSGLARTTDNFNKKNASTYAAFDKAAAEFEKAVEWRNKAYDVKKKSDDLVKLINDLKVAIIQEADKTEETTVEAGHIQAKDNQDIAPQIMLVNGKGEELKSEIESYRKFLTGFIKAKDEHLRTTIESNLSTDDPPPSEHGTETWVTQYFQGLPLIASITMMSKMQNDIRNCEADMINYLLTEIDAGSFKFNKLEAMVLAPTNYVVQGDTFRAQVFVAARDSTQDPDVEVEFAGQDSSKLAQPMKLAVKGGKGVYKVPANSEGFYKWGGVVNIKKPDGSIAPFRFNHSYQVAKPSLVVSADKMNVFYIGVDNPVSISVPGLPPDVLQPSLSSGSISKKGKGYTVRVKSSGTCNVTVFANINGEKKNMGRAEFRVKRVPDPVAKIAGKTGDDKIAKNVLSVQPGLAADMENFDFDLKFIVTAFEMVVTGKGIDPIPKKSDSYALTGDMKKMLRGVVKGNKVYFQNIRAKGPDGSTRKLAPIALEIM; encoded by the coding sequence ATGGCAGAAAAAAAATTAAGCCCCAGGCAGAAGATGATCGGGATGATGTACCTGGTACTGACCGCGCTTCTTGCCCTTAACGTGTCCAAAGAAATTCTCAATGCCTTCGTTCTTGTGGACTCAGGTTTGGCGCGTACAACCGATAACTTCAATAAAAAGAATGCATCCACTTATGCGGCGTTTGACAAAGCAGCCGCTGAATTTGAAAAGGCAGTTGAATGGCGCAACAAGGCATATGATGTTAAGAAGAAGTCGGATGACTTGGTAAAACTGATCAATGACCTGAAAGTAGCTATTATCCAGGAAGCGGATAAAACAGAGGAAACAACTGTCGAAGCCGGACACATTCAAGCAAAAGACAATCAGGACATTGCTCCTCAGATTATGCTTGTGAATGGCAAAGGCGAAGAACTAAAATCGGAAATTGAAAGCTACCGGAAGTTCCTGACTGGATTTATCAAAGCCAAGGATGAGCACCTTAGAACTACCATCGAAAGTAACTTGAGCACTGATGACCCACCTCCGTCAGAACATGGAACAGAAACGTGGGTAACCCAGTATTTTCAGGGCCTTCCGTTGATTGCTTCTATCACTATGATGTCCAAAATGCAGAACGACATTCGTAACTGTGAAGCAGACATGATCAACTACCTGCTTACGGAGATCGATGCTGGTTCATTCAAGTTTAATAAGCTTGAAGCGATGGTATTGGCCCCGACCAACTACGTTGTACAAGGCGATACGTTCAGAGCACAAGTATTCGTTGCCGCAAGAGACTCCACCCAAGACCCGGACGTTGAAGTTGAGTTTGCTGGTCAGGATAGCAGTAAGCTTGCACAACCAATGAAATTGGCTGTAAAGGGTGGTAAAGGTGTGTATAAAGTGCCCGCTAATTCGGAAGGGTTTTACAAATGGGGTGGTGTGGTGAACATCAAAAAACCAGATGGCAGCATTGCTCCATTCCGTTTCAATCATTCCTATCAAGTTGCGAAACCATCTTTGGTAGTATCAGCCGATAAAATGAACGTGTTCTATATCGGCGTTGATAACCCTGTCTCCATTTCTGTTCCCGGTTTACCACCAGATGTACTTCAACCCTCGTTGAGTTCGGGAAGTATCTCCAAAAAAGGTAAAGGTTATACCGTTCGTGTGAAATCATCGGGAACTTGTAACGTTACAGTTTTTGCAAACATCAACGGTGAAAAGAAAAACATGGGACGGGCGGAATTCCGCGTAAAACGTGTTCCGGATCCGGTGGCAAAAATCGCTGGTAAAACCGGTGATGATAAAATTGCAAAGAACGTGTTATCCGTGCAACCCGGCTTGGCTGCAGATATGGAAAACTTTGACTTTGATCTGAAATTTATTGTAACGGCTTTTGAAATGGTCGTTACAGGAAAAGGGATTGACCCAATTCCAAAGAAATCTGATAGCTATGCCCTTACTGGTGATATGAAGAAAATGCTGAGGGGCGTGGTCAAAGGAAATAAGGTTTATTTCCAAAACATCAGGGCCAAAGGTCCGGATGGATCAACAAGAAAGCTTGCCCCTATTGCATTGGAAATAATGTAA